A window of Cytobacillus sp. FSL H8-0458 genomic DNA:
AATGGCAATTAGCTTTCATGATAGTTTTATTATGCAAGAAGAGCAGTGAATTTTCATCTAATAAAACCTCAAACAAAAATAACAACCTTTTGAAAGGTTGTTATTCAGCGATTTCACTCGTATGATTCATTGGCTGTTTTTTCGCCCAGGCGGTAATGAAGCTGGTCTGCATGTATTTCCTCAAGTGCTTTGCCCACATTTTTATGTGATTTGTATCTTTCAAGCTGCGGTCTGGCATTAAGCTGAAGCTTGCGGGCACGCTTGGCAGCAACAGAAACAAGTGAATATTTGGAGTCAATCTTTGTCATTAGAGAATCAATAGAAGGATAAAGCATATTTATTCAACCTCCAGCATTTTTTTATATTTAGGTTCTACACGTTCCCTGCGGCAGTGTTCAGCTACCACAATGGATTTTATTCTTTCACAGGCCAGATCGATTTGATCATTCTCTACAACATAATCATATAGATTCATCATTTCAATCTCTTCTTTCGCTGCGTTCATGCGATTGTTGATGATATCTTCTGTCTCTGTCCCTCTCGTCACGATACGGTTCTTAAGCTCTGATAAACTAGGGGGAACCAGGAAGATGAATAGGCCGTCCGGAAATTTCTCGCGTACCTGGCGGGCACCCTGAACTTCAATTTCAAGGAAAACATCTTTGCCGCGGTCGAGTGTTTCTCTTACATAATCAACCGGTGTTCCGTAGTAGTTCCCGACAAACTCTGCATATTCAAGCAGCTTATCCTGTCTGATGAGCTCTTCAAACTCCTCCCGCGTTTTGAAAAAGTAATCAACTCCATCGACTTCTCCTTCTCTCGGAGATCTCGTTGTCATTGAAATAGAATATTCAAACGCAGTATCAGACTGAGCAAATATCTCTTTTCTTACTGTTCCTTTTCCTACACCTGAGGGGCCGGATAGAACGATCAATAACCCTTTTTCTTCCATTTATAAAATCCTACCCTTCCTCAATAATTTCATCACGGTCATTTAATCGGTGCGCGACGGTTTCCGGCTGGACCGCAGACAAAATGACATGGTCACTGTCCATAACGATAACTGCCCGGGTGCGCCTGCCATATGTAGCATCTATTAAAGAGCCCCGGTCCCGTGCGTCCTGAATAATCCGTTTTATCGGGGCAGATTCGGGACTGACTATTGATATAATCCGGTTGGCAGATACAATATTGCCAAAACCGATATTGATCAGCTTAATTGACATTTGGGTCCTCCAATCATCAGTTATTTAGTTTGACCCCCAGAGCCGGAATCTAAACAACTGCTATTCAATATTTTGAACCTGTTCCTTCATTTTTTCCAATAAACTCTTTATTTCTACCACTTCGGCAGCTATATCTGCACTATTTGCCTTGGAACCGATCGTATTGGCCTCCCGGTTCATTTCCTGCAGAATAAAGTCGAGCTTTCTTCCTGCCGGATCTGTAAGCTGAAGTGTATGCTCAAACTGGCTTATATGGCTTTGCAGCCTTATCAGTTCTTCACTGATATCCGCTTTATCAGCGAATACCGCTACCTCTGTCAAAATTCTCGGCTCATCCACCTGGCCATCAAGAAATTCCTTCATACGCTTATGCAATCTTTCCTGGTAAAGCTGTGCAACCCTTGGTGCATACTCTCTCAGTTTGCTGACACTATTGGTTAAAAGACTAAGATGGCTGCGAAGATCTTTTTCCAGCTCATCGCCCTCTGCTTGCCTCATTTGCATTAAATGCAGGCATGCCTCTTCAGCAGCAGAAAGGACCAGCTGGCTCATTTCCTCATTGCCGGACTCTTTTTCTTCAATGCCAATTAATTCTTCGCGAATGACATCCCCGATGGATAGCTCCCTTTGAATTTGATACTTTGCTTGAATTGCAGTTATGTATTGATAATATTCATCTAATAGTTCCCAGTCAACATTTACTTTCCTGCTGGCCAGGACATCGCCGTCAATGGTGATAAAAACCTCGATTCTTCCTCTTTTGAGATGCTTATTAAGCTTTTTCTTTATTTTGTCTTCTATATGCATCAGCTGTCTGGGCATTCTTATTTGAAATTCGGAAAAACGATGATTTACAGTTTTTATTTCAACCGTAATGGAGCCTTGCCCGAAATCTTTCTTGCTTCTGCCATAACCAGTCATGCTTACTGCCATTTCTCACACTTCCTTTTGGGAAAAGCACAGCTTATAAAAAGCACTTACTTTCAGTTAGCGGCATGATGCCTGTGCAGTTTATGTATAAAAACCAAGTAGTGATGGAGATTTATATGTTTGCGCAAAAAAGAAAGGTAATAGAGTTCTTCTCTACTACCTAAAGGATTATAACATATTTTATTTTGTTTTTCTTGCCAAAAATGTGCCTGCCAGTAAAAATGTTGGAATGGCTGAGAGTCCTGTGATCATAAACCAGTCGCGCATTTCAATAGGGACAGTATGGAAAATTGGCTGAAGCGGCGGATAGTATATGACAATCAGCACTAAAACAAGGGAAGAGATGACTGCCCAGACTAAATATTTATTGCCAAATGGATTTCTTGAGAACACGGATTTTTCACTGCGGCAATCAAATACATGAATCAGCTGAGCTATTACCAATGTGGCAAACGCTACTGTCTGTGCGTATGCAAGATGATCCGGATTTGCCCGGTAGGCAAAAATAAACGCCAGTAATGTCACAAGCCCAATTAAAAATCCTCTGGAAACCACTTTCCAGCCAAGCCCTCTTGAAAAGACACCTTCCTTAGGGCTCCTTGGCTTCCGCTTCATCACATTCTCCTCAGGCTGGTCAAGGCCCAGAGCCATTGCCGGAAGTCCATCCGTTACGAGGTTCACCCAGAGAATCTGAATTGGCACTAATGGCAGCGGAAGGGCTAGAAGCATAGCAAACAGCATAACCAGAATCTCACCAACATTTGATGCAAGCAAATACCTGATGAACTTGCGGATATTTTCGTATATATTTCTTCCTTCTTTTATCGCGGCTTTTATGGTAGCAAAATTATCATCAAGCAATACAAGTGCAGATGCCTCTTTAGCAACATCTGTGCCTGTAATGCCCATTGAAATGCCAATATCTGCTGCTTTAATGGCCGGAGCATCATTAACTCCATCACCTGTCATGGCAACGATATGACCTCTATTCTGGAGAGCCTTGACAATTTTCAATTTGTGCTCAGGCGATACTCTGGCAAATACTGCGACATCCTCAACCACATCTTCAAGGTCTTCTACAGACATCTCTGCCAGGTCTTTGCCCTGAAGTACTTTCGAACCTTCTGTTAAAATCCCTAACTGTTTTGCAATGGCCTGTGCTGTAATCACATGATCTCCTGTGATCATGATCGTTTTGATTCCTGCTTCCCTGCATTCCTTGACTGCTTCTTTAACCTCCGTCCTTGGCGGATCAATCATCCCCTGCAGCCCGATAAACGTTAATCCCTTCTCCGCCTCTTTTTCATCAAGAATGACATTTTTAGATGGGATTTCTTTATAACCAATTGCGATGGTTCTTAATGCTTGTGAAGCCAGGTCTTCTATGGCCGCCTGAATTTCACCTGAAAGCTCCCTCGAAAGAATCTGCCGTCTTCCCTCCCAAAGAACCGATTCACTTTTCCCGACTAAGACATCGGGGGCACCTTTGGTAACAATAAATTGTCTTCCATTATGATCCTTTACCACAACACTCATCATTTTTCTGGCAGAGTCAAACGGAAACTCATTAATAATCTGAAATTGATTCAGCAGACTGCTCCTGTTATAGCCAGCTTTCATGGCTGCTACAAGGAGAGCACCTTCAGTTGGGTCACCGTCAATCACAAACTCATTATTTTTCTGCTGTATTTCCGCATGGTTGCATAGCATGCCAAACATCAGCATCTGCTGGAGCGCTTTATCACTTTTCGGCTCAATTTGGCTCTCATTTCGATAAAACTGCCCTTGCGGCTCATACCCGACTCCATCTACTCTCCATTCTTTCCCTCCGCTCCAGAGATGGGTGACGGTCATTTTGTTTTGGGTCATGGTTCCGGTTTTGTCTGAACAAATAACAGACGCACATCCAAGTGTTTCAACTGCAGGAAGCTTCCGTACGATTGCCTTTTTCCTGATCATTCTTTGAACACCAAGCGAGAGCGCTACCGTGACAATGGCCGGCAGCCCTTCGGGAATTGCCGCAACAGCCAATGAGACACCAGCAAGGAACATTGTATATAATTCCTGTCCCTGTATCACGCCTGCCGCAACGACGAGAACTGTAAGGAAAATCGCTGCCGTAATGAGGATTTTGCCGAGTTGTTCCAATCTCCGCTGAAGCGGTGTTGTCATGGTCTCGGCATTTTGCAGAAGATCAGCAATTTGTCCCATAGCGGTATTCATCCCTGTACCGACAACCACTCCCAATCCATTGCCGCGGGTCACCATTGTACCCATAAAAGCCATATTTTCCATATCGCCAATAGCGAGGTTAGGCGTTTTCAGGGAACCGGTCCTCTTTTGAACAGGCAGCGACTCTCCCGTTAAAGCAGACTCCTCAATTTCAAGGCTATTGGATTCTACTATTCTTACATCTGCCCCCACTCTGTCGCCCGTGGAAAATTTAAGCAGATCCCCGACTGCCACTTCTTTAGAAGGAATTTTCTTCCACTCTCCATCCCGAAGAGCAATCACTTGGGGAGCGGATAACTCTTTAAGTGCACTTAGCGACTTTTCCGCTTTCCTTTCCTGAAAAAAGCCCAGAAACCCATTTATGATTACAATCGCAATAATGGCAATCGCATCAATATATTCACCAAGCAGCCCCGAAATCAAGGTGGCAGCTAATAAAACAAGAACCATGAAATCTTTAAATTGACTAAAAAATAAGAGTAAAGCAGACTGCTTTTCTCCCTCTTTCAATTCATTAAAGCCATATTGTTTGTGGCGTTTTTTTACATCATCCTCTGTTAAGCCTGCCTTAATGTCTGTATTTAAGGCCTGCTCAACTTCCCTTTCATTCATTTCATGGAACTTCATCCGGACATCACACTTCCTCCTTTGTGGTTTGAGAAAAGCCATGAGTGCCTCCGGTGCAGGGAATAAACCGAAAAAGAATCCCGTAAGCACTCACTGCCAGACTTTAAAGAGAATCCGCCAAATGGCAGATTATCCTCTACTGCTAAATTAAGGCAGAGTTGTCCAATCTCACTCTAAAGAAAGCATATTCAGCCCTGTCCAAAAAAATGCTATTATTAAAAAGAAAAGCGGAAGGCGCCCGCTTATCGGCGACAAGCATAAGACGAGCCGGCATGAAGGTTGTTTTTAACCTTCTTGACGGATTGGCTTATGACCTCGAGCCGATGGCGCCCGGAGCTAGACAGTATTAGAAAGCGGAAGCTCCTTGCATATAGATAACCAAGCATTAAAACTTGATTTTTACTCAATAAATGAAAGAATATTGTATATCTAATGTAATTTTTATAGAAGAGGATGTTCTAATATGTCATTTGATGGTTTGTTCACAAGAGCTATGACGAAAGAGCTTATAGATGTTTTAAAGGGCGGCAGAATCAATAAGATTCAGCAGCCATATAAAAATGAAATCATTTTAGTTGTGCGGGCAAACGGGAAGAATCACAGGCTTTTGCTGTCAGCCCATCCAAGCTACGCGAGAGTCCAGCTGACGAATGAAACACACGAAAACCCTTCAGAGCCCCCGATGTTCTGCATGCTTTTAAGAAAGCACCTGGAAGGCTACATACTTGAAGATGTCCATCAAATCGGGCTTGACCGTATAATCGTGTTTGAGGTGAAAGGCAGGAATGAGATTGGCGATACATCCTATAAACAGCTGATTGTTGAGATTATGGGCAGGCACAGCAACATTACGCTGGTGGATAAATCCCGCAACATCATTCTCGACAGCATCAAACATGTTTCTTTTGCCGTTAATAGCCATCGTGCGATTTTGCCCGGACAGGAGTATATACTCCCTCCATCTCAGGATAAAATGAATCCCTTCGAGGCGGATGAAGAAGCTATACTGCGTAAGATTGATTTCAACAGCGGGAAAGTTGATAAACAGCTAGTGGCGGGCTTCTCCGGAATCTCACCGCTTTTTGCAAAAGAAGTGATGCACCATGCAGGTCTTGTAAACAGGACAACTGTTCCTAAGAGTTTCCAGCATTTTATTGACTTGCTGAAAGTCCATAGAATAAGGCCGGCCATTACAGAAGGGGAAAATAAAGAAAGCTTTTATTTATTGCCTCTTCAGCATTTAAAAGGGGAAAGCCGGGAGTTTAATTCCCTGAGTGAAATGCTGGACCGCTTTTATTTTGGCAAAGCCGAAAGAGACCGGGTCAAACAGCAATCCAATGATCTTGAACGGTTTATAGTAAATGAAAAAGAAAAGAATGAGAAGAAAATTGAAAAGCTGAAAAGGACCCTTCATGAAGCGGAAAATGCCGATAAACATCAATTATATGGGGAATTGATCACGGCAAATATTTATGCCATTCAAAAGGGTATGAAGGAAGCTGAAGTCGTCAATTATTACGATGAAAATGGCGCTTCTGTGATGATTCCTTTGGATCCTCAAAAGACTCCTTCGGAGAATGCACAAAAGTATTTTACAAGATACCAAAAAGCAAAGAATGCCGTAATTGCAGTAAAAGAGCAAATTAAAAAGGCAGAAGAAGAAGCGGCATACTTCGAGTCTCTTCTTCAGCAAGTAGAAACGGCATCAACAAGAGACATTGCCGAAATAAGAGAAGAGCTTGCAGAAGGCGGTTATATTCGTGAAAGGCAGAAGCGGGGAAACAAGAAACAGCAAAACCTAAAGCCTGTTTTGGACCGTTATACTGCCACTGACGGAACGGAAATTCTAGTCGGGAAAAACAACAAGCAAAATGACTATTTAACGAACAAATTAGCCGGAAGGGATGAAATCTGGCTGCATACAAAAGATATCCCCGGTTCACATGTGGTGATTCGAAGCAAGGAACCGGCAGAAGACACAATTCTTGAAGCTGCATCCCTCGCAGCTTACTTCAGCAAGGCACGCAATTCCAGTTCCGTACCTGTTGACTTCACCCAAGTCAGGCACGTGAAAAAGCCAAGCGGCGCGAAACCTGGATTTGTCATATATGACAATCAGCAGACTGTTTACGTTACGCCTGATGAAGAAACGGTTCTGTCCTTAAAACAAAATCTTTAAATAAATGAAAAAAGCAAGCTCCGATGCTTGCTTTCTTCATTTGGCTAAACCTGAGATACTTTTCCCCACTCAGCAGGGTCTTTTCGCCATTCAACCAGCTTCTTCATATCCTCTTCCTTGATAAAGCTCTTTTCAACTGCTGCTTCTGTCATAGCTTCAATATCAGTCAGAGTATATGCTTCAATTTTCTCTTCGGCCAGCATTTGT
This region includes:
- the remA gene encoding extracellular matrix/biofilm regulator RemA, with the translated sequence MSIKLINIGFGNIVSANRIISIVSPESAPIKRIIQDARDRGSLIDATYGRRTRAVIVMDSDHVILSAVQPETVAHRLNDRDEIIEEG
- a CDS encoding calcium-translocating P-type ATPase, SERCA-type, which translates into the protein MKFHEMNEREVEQALNTDIKAGLTEDDVKKRHKQYGFNELKEGEKQSALLLFFSQFKDFMVLVLLAATLISGLLGEYIDAIAIIAIVIINGFLGFFQERKAEKSLSALKELSAPQVIALRDGEWKKIPSKEVAVGDLLKFSTGDRVGADVRIVESNSLEIEESALTGESLPVQKRTGSLKTPNLAIGDMENMAFMGTMVTRGNGLGVVVGTGMNTAMGQIADLLQNAETMTTPLQRRLEQLGKILITAAIFLTVLVVAAGVIQGQELYTMFLAGVSLAVAAIPEGLPAIVTVALSLGVQRMIRKKAIVRKLPAVETLGCASVICSDKTGTMTQNKMTVTHLWSGGKEWRVDGVGYEPQGQFYRNESQIEPKSDKALQQMLMFGMLCNHAEIQQKNNEFVIDGDPTEGALLVAAMKAGYNRSSLLNQFQIINEFPFDSARKMMSVVVKDHNGRQFIVTKGAPDVLVGKSESVLWEGRRQILSRELSGEIQAAIEDLASQALRTIAIGYKEIPSKNVILDEKEAEKGLTFIGLQGMIDPPRTEVKEAVKECREAGIKTIMITGDHVITAQAIAKQLGILTEGSKVLQGKDLAEMSVEDLEDVVEDVAVFARVSPEHKLKIVKALQNRGHIVAMTGDGVNDAPAIKAADIGISMGITGTDVAKEASALVLLDDNFATIKAAIKEGRNIYENIRKFIRYLLASNVGEILVMLFAMLLALPLPLVPIQILWVNLVTDGLPAMALGLDQPEENVMKRKPRSPKEGVFSRGLGWKVVSRGFLIGLVTLLAFIFAYRANPDHLAYAQTVAFATLVIAQLIHVFDCRSEKSVFSRNPFGNKYLVWAVISSLVLVLIVIYYPPLQPIFHTVPIEMRDWFMITGLSAIPTFLLAGTFLARKTK
- a CDS encoding YicC/YloC family endoribonuclease, with amino-acid sequence MAVSMTGYGRSKKDFGQGSITVEIKTVNHRFSEFQIRMPRQLMHIEDKIKKKLNKHLKRGRIEVFITIDGDVLASRKVNVDWELLDEYYQYITAIQAKYQIQRELSIGDVIREELIGIEEKESGNEEMSQLVLSAAEEACLHLMQMRQAEGDELEKDLRSHLSLLTNSVSKLREYAPRVAQLYQERLHKRMKEFLDGQVDEPRILTEVAVFADKADISEELIRLQSHISQFEHTLQLTDPAGRKLDFILQEMNREANTIGSKANSADIAAEVVEIKSLLEKMKEQVQNIE
- a CDS encoding Rqc2 family fibronectin-binding protein, with amino-acid sequence MSFDGLFTRAMTKELIDVLKGGRINKIQQPYKNEIILVVRANGKNHRLLLSAHPSYARVQLTNETHENPSEPPMFCMLLRKHLEGYILEDVHQIGLDRIIVFEVKGRNEIGDTSYKQLIVEIMGRHSNITLVDKSRNIILDSIKHVSFAVNSHRAILPGQEYILPPSQDKMNPFEADEEAILRKIDFNSGKVDKQLVAGFSGISPLFAKEVMHHAGLVNRTTVPKSFQHFIDLLKVHRIRPAITEGENKESFYLLPLQHLKGESREFNSLSEMLDRFYFGKAERDRVKQQSNDLERFIVNEKEKNEKKIEKLKRTLHEAENADKHQLYGELITANIYAIQKGMKEAEVVNYYDENGASVMIPLDPQKTPSENAQKYFTRYQKAKNAVIAVKEQIKKAEEEAAYFESLLQQVETASTRDIAEIREELAEGGYIRERQKRGNKKQQNLKPVLDRYTATDGTEILVGKNNKQNDYLTNKLAGRDEIWLHTKDIPGSHVVIRSKEPAEDTILEAASLAAYFSKARNSSSVPVDFTQVRHVKKPSGAKPGFVIYDNQQTVYVTPDEETVLSLKQNL
- the gmk gene encoding guanylate kinase: MEEKGLLIVLSGPSGVGKGTVRKEIFAQSDTAFEYSISMTTRSPREGEVDGVDYFFKTREEFEELIRQDKLLEYAEFVGNYYGTPVDYVRETLDRGKDVFLEIEVQGARQVREKFPDGLFIFLVPPSLSELKNRIVTRGTETEDIINNRMNAAKEEIEMMNLYDYVVENDQIDLACERIKSIVVAEHCRRERVEPKYKKMLEVE
- the rpoZ gene encoding DNA-directed RNA polymerase subunit omega; the encoded protein is MLYPSIDSLMTKIDSKYSLVSVAAKRARKLQLNARPQLERYKSHKNVGKALEEIHADQLHYRLGEKTANESYE